In one window of Leifsonia sp. NPDC080035 DNA:
- the carA gene encoding glutamine-hydrolyzing carbamoyl-phosphate synthase small subunit, whose protein sequence is MTVLVQRIGRCDVAAAEPAVLVLEDGKRYVGRAYGARGRTLGEAVFATGMTGYQETLTDPSYAGQIVLMTAPHIGNTGTNDEDMESRRIWVDGFVVREPSRVVSNFRAQRSLDDDLVEQGIVGISGIDTRAVTRHIRSAGAMRAGIFSGDDFGLSDSEQLDLVLTGSKMTGRNLSAEVSTVEPYTVPAVGEKIGSVAVLDLGVKKSTLENLAGRGLDVHVLPQQVSAQDVLGLEPSALFFSNGPGDPQASDKHVALLQETLRAGLPYFGICFGNQLLGRALGLGTYKLPFGHRGINQPVLDKRTGRVEITAQNHGFAVKAPVEGTFDSPAGFGTVEVSHFSLNDNVVEGLNCLDIAAFSVQYHPEAAAGPHDANYLFDRFVELIKARESDKDETQTQEGTD, encoded by the coding sequence ATGACCGTACTGGTCCAAAGAATTGGGAGGTGTGACGTGGCCGCAGCAGAACCTGCCGTGCTCGTCCTCGAAGACGGGAAGCGGTACGTGGGCCGGGCCTACGGCGCCCGCGGGCGGACGCTCGGCGAGGCCGTGTTCGCCACCGGCATGACCGGGTACCAGGAGACCCTGACCGACCCGTCCTACGCGGGTCAGATCGTCCTGATGACGGCGCCGCACATCGGCAACACCGGAACGAACGACGAGGACATGGAGTCGCGCCGGATCTGGGTGGACGGCTTCGTCGTCCGTGAGCCCAGCCGGGTGGTCTCCAACTTCCGCGCCCAGCGCAGCCTCGACGACGACCTCGTCGAGCAGGGAATCGTCGGCATCAGCGGCATCGACACCCGCGCCGTCACCCGCCACATCCGTTCGGCGGGAGCCATGCGCGCCGGGATCTTCTCCGGCGACGACTTCGGCCTGAGCGACTCGGAGCAGCTGGACCTGGTGCTCACCGGGTCCAAGATGACCGGCCGCAACCTGTCCGCCGAGGTCTCCACCGTCGAGCCGTACACGGTCCCCGCCGTCGGCGAGAAGATCGGCTCGGTCGCCGTGCTCGACCTCGGCGTCAAGAAGTCGACGCTCGAGAACCTGGCCGGCCGCGGCCTCGACGTGCACGTGCTCCCGCAGCAGGTGTCCGCCCAGGATGTGCTCGGCCTCGAGCCGTCCGCGCTGTTCTTCTCGAACGGCCCCGGCGACCCCCAGGCCTCCGACAAGCACGTCGCGCTGCTGCAGGAGACGCTGCGCGCCGGCCTGCCCTACTTCGGCATCTGCTTCGGCAACCAGCTGCTCGGCCGCGCGCTCGGCCTCGGCACGTACAAGCTGCCGTTCGGTCACCGCGGCATCAACCAGCCGGTGCTCGACAAGCGCACCGGCCGGGTGGAGATCACCGCGCAGAACCACGGCTTCGCTGTGAAGGCGCCGGTGGAGGGCACCTTCGACTCTCCGGCCGGCTTCGGCACCGTCGAGGTCAGCCACTTCTCGCTCAACGACAACGTGGTGGAAGGGCTCAACTGCCTCGACATCGCCGCGTTCAGCGTGCAGTACCACCCCGAGGCGGCGGCCGGCCCGCACGACGCCAACTACCTCTTCGACCGCTTCGTCGAGCTGATCAAGGCTCGCGAGTCGGACAAGGACGAGACGCAGACCCAGGAAGGCACCGACTGA